One genomic segment of Brassica napus cultivar Da-Ae chromosome A3, Da-Ae, whole genome shotgun sequence includes these proteins:
- the LOC125607149 gene encoding zinc finger BED domain-containing protein RICESLEEPER 2-like has product MGSRGESDDQLTYDTNYTPPATLDFETQQLIARLGAAAEIGSQPRDEEVIAREKQSSKRKLISLVDSEEDSDVEITPTSQTTKPRRPTTFGTASQKSMVQSTLEIGSGSSKQACSQKKYVPVKSVIRGGRRTKGVSKGSGSQSQKKKKKKMEEEIPELEDELDEEGLDELELGEEEREERQRSDVWKDFTVVQKPNGKQKAACNHCKREYAWQSHSHGTSGLRRHRMRCKIYPRNGGRQQQLNVDGRVVSRKYDHAVFRQLVAKTIVQHDLPYSYVEYEKVRDTWKYLNADVQTICRNTARADVYRLYESERDTLKRELASLPGRVSFTSDLWTSVKREGYMCVTAHYIDRNWKLNSKILTFCALPPPHTGMNVAIQLLDSLKEWGVHKTVFSVTLDNATSNDSMQDIVKSQLNLDDALLCGGEFFHVRCAAHILNLIVQDGLKVIGDSLHKVRESVKYVMSSETRENLFQKCVEAAGVVETGGLLLDVPTRWNSTFFMLERAIRYRRAFAKLETFDKKGYKMAPTAEEWTRAENICNFLGLFAVITTLMSGSNYPTSNLYFYQVFQIHNWLRINEESEDEIVRYMVPPMKEKFDKYWDEVSGLFAMAAVFDPRFKLSIVECCLEKLDMSTRDAKLKNLREKLSILFESYDKKSKNSSPSTEPRETVSQKASGAGTMGLFENYGDFFAFRKVSGVATGKTPLEAYLDEPPLDITNFQSLDILDWWKDNAHRYGDLPAMTCDLLSIPITTVASESSFSIGSRVLNKYRSRLLRKNVQALICTRNWIKGYESYAHDEEIDGDGEEEKVPSFQSIVNGENEDEEA; this is encoded by the exons ATGGGATCAAGAGGCGAATCAGACGATCAGTTGACGTATGATACTAACTACACGCCACCGGCTACGTTGGATTTTGAGACTCAACAACTCATTGCTAGACTTGGTGCAGCTGCTGAGATCGGTAGTCAACCCcgtgatgaagaagttattgcAAGAGAGAAGCAAAGCAGCAAAAGAAAGCTCATCAGTTTGGTTGATTCGGAAGAGGACTCTGATGTTGAGATCACTCCAACATCTCAAACAACAAAGCCTCGGAGACCAACCACTTTTGGAACTGCTTCGCAGAAATCCATGGTCCAATCCACACTAGAAATTGGTAGTGGCTCATCCAAGCAGGCGTGTAGTCAGAAGAAGTATGTTCCTGTGAAGTCGGTTATCCGTGGAGGGAGAAGAACCAAGGGCGTGTCTAAGGGCTCCGGTAGTCAgtctcagaagaagaagaagaagaagatggaagagGAGATACCGGAGCTTGAGGATGAACTGGATGAAGAAGGGCTTGATGAGCTTGAGCTCGGGGAAGAGGAAAGGGAAGAGAGGCAACGATCAGATGTGTGGAAAGATTTTACGGTGGTCCAAAAACCCAATGGAAAGCAGAAAGCTGCTTGCAATCATTGCAAGAGGGAATATGCATGGCAGTCCCACTCGCATGGAACCAGTGGGTTGAGAAGGCATCGTATGAGATGTAAAATATATCCAAGGAATGGAGGAAGGCAGCAGCAACTCAATGTCGATGGAAGAGTTGTGTCTCGCAAGTATGATCATGCTGTGTTCAGACAACTGGTAGCTAAGACAATAGTCCAGCATGATCTACCGTACTCCTACGTGGAGTATGAAAAGGTGAGAGACACATGGAAGTATTTGAATGCTGATGTCCAAACCATATGTCGAAACACAGCGAGAGCTGATGTGTATCGCTTATATGAAAGTGAGAGAGACACGCTGAAGAGAGAATTGGCTAGTCTTCCTGGACGAGTCTCTTTCACCTCGGACTTGTGGACATCAGTGAAACGGGAAGGATATATGTGTGTGACAGCACATTACATTGATCGGAATTGGAAGTTGAATAGCAAGATCCTGACGTTTTGTGCTCTACCACCACCACATACTGGTATGAATGTTGCTATTCAGCTCCTTGATTCACTAAAAGAGTGGGGAGTTCATAAGACAGTGTTCTCGGTGACGTTAGACAATGCCACCAGTAATGACTCGATGCAAGATATTGTGAAGTCACAGCTGAATTTGGATGATGCTTTGCTGTGTGGAGGAGAGTTTTTCCATGTGAGATGTGCAGCGCACATTCTTAACCTCATAGTACAAGATGGGTTGAAGGTAATTGGAGACTCTTTGCACAAAGTAAGAGAGAGTGTTAAGTATGTAATGTCATCGGAAACACGTGAAAACTTGTTCCAGAAATGCGTTGAGGCTGCGGGTGTAGTAGAAACTGGGGGTCTACTCCTGGATGTTCCGACAAGATGGAACTCCACTTTCTTTATGCTTGAAAGAGCCATCAGGTACCGTCGAGCCTTTGCCAAGTTGGAGACATTTGATAAGAAGGGTTATAAAATGGCTCCCACTGCTGAGGAATGGACAAGAGCTGAGAATATCTGCAATTTCTTGGGTCTGTTTGCTGTAATCACGACCTTGATGTCTGGTTCGAACTATCCTACTTCAAACTTGTATTTCTATCAGGTTTTCCAGATCCATAATTGGCTTCGGATCAATGAGGAAAGCGAAGATGAGATTGTGAGATACATGGTGCCACCGATGAAAGAGAAGTTCGATAAATATTGGGATGAAGTCAGTGGTCTTTTTGCAATGGCAGCAGTCTTCGATCCAAGGTTTAAGCTTTCCATTGTCGAATGCTGCTTGGAAAAGCTTGACATGAGTACACGTGATGCAAAGCTAAAGAACTTGCGTGAGAAGCTTAGTATTTTGTTTGAGTCGTATGACAAAAAATCCAAGAATAGCTCACCGTCTACAGAGCCACGAGAGACTGTTTCGCAAAAAGCTTCTGGAGCAGGGACAATGGGACTGTTTGAGAACTACGGT GATTTCTTTGCATTTCGCAAAGTCAGTGGGGTTGCGACTGGAAAAACACCTCTAGAAGCTTATCTTGATGAACCACCTCTGGACATTACTAATTTTCAGAGCTTGGACATCCTCGATTGGTGGAAGGATAATGCCCATCGGTATGGGGATTTGCCTGCAATGACATGTGACCTGCTAAGTATTCCAATCACAACAGTGGCTTCAGAGTCCTCTTTTAGCATTGGATCTAGAGTTCTTAACAAATACAGGAGCCGTCTTCTCCGAAAAAATGTGCAAGCTTTGATATGCACTAGAAATTGGATCAAGGGATACGAATCTTATGCACATG ATGAAGAAATCGATggtgatggtgaagaagagaaagtgCCATCATTTCAGTCCATTGTCAATGGGGAAAatgaagatgaggaagcttga